In Ammospiza caudacuta isolate bAmmCau1 chromosome 2, bAmmCau1.pri, whole genome shotgun sequence, a genomic segment contains:
- the LOC131554826 gene encoding lymphotactin-like yields MKLHTAAILLLFWLGVFTVHTVKGSASSQPMRKFSCVKLSTKQWNIRNFVNYEKQQVPIDAIMFITAGGIRICVSPSQKWVQAAIKRIDENRPAKRK; encoded by the exons ATGAAGCTCCACACTGCAGCAATCCTGCTCCTCTTCTGGCTTGGTGTCTTCACTGTGCACACAGTCAAAG GGAGCGCTAGCAGTCAGCCCATGCGCAAATTCAGTTGTGTAAAACTGTCTACAAAGCAGTGGAACATCCGAAATTTTGTGAACTATGAAAAGCAACAAGTACCAATAGATGCCATCAT GTTCATCACTGCAGGAGGTATCAGGATCTGTGTAAGTCCTAGTCAGAAATGGGTTCAGGCTGCTATAAAGAGAATAGATGAAAACCGTCCTGCCAAACGCAAATAA
- the LOC131554800 gene encoding lymphotactin-like, which yields MKLHTAAILLLFWLGVFTVHVDKGSASSQPMRKFSCVKLSTKQWNIRNFVNYEKQQVPIDAIMFITAGGIRVCVSPSQKWVQTAIKRIDENRLAKRQ from the exons ATGAAGCTCCACACTGCAGCAATCCTGCTCCTCTTCTGGCTTGGTGTCTTCACTGTGCACGTGGACAAGG GGAGCGCTAGCAGTCAGCCCATGCGCAAATTCAGTTGTGTAAAACTGTCTACAAAGCAGTGGAACATCCGAAATTTTGTGAACTATGAAAAGCAACAAGTACCAATAGATGCCATCAT GTTCATCACTGCAGGAGGTATCAGGGTCTGTGTAAGTCCTAGTCAGAAATGGGTTCAAACTGCTATAAAGAGAATAGATGAAAACCGTCTTGCCAAACGCCAATAA